The following are from one region of the Haemophilus parainfluenzae genome:
- a CDS encoding glycosyltransferase family 2 protein yields the protein MKLAVILPAYNAENFIAECLESLLNQTFSDFCILAVNDASTDNTGNILEDYAAKDTRLRVYHLPQNQGEPAVMQFAMDMFNYMNVEYVARMDADDICVPHRFEKQVQYLDEHPEIDILGSNALLFNDGQTDKATKVSTLPLLDKDIKAHFSLARDNIINPSSMWRHSSIKALGINYAQTATAPDFHMWVQCALHKKTFANLPEPLLLYRIHQAQASKIHDKISESVQYSMELWISHLFPELTPKEVSLLSLILHGKTIKLRTEEFEIAFSAYDKVRSNNGNSLFGEDRETMFSILDRHTQALKKVFYKHIS from the coding sequence ATGAAACTTGCTGTTATTTTACCCGCATACAATGCAGAAAATTTTATTGCTGAATGTTTAGAGTCATTATTGAATCAGACATTTAGTGATTTTTGTATTCTTGCGGTTAATGATGCTTCTACCGATAACACAGGTAACATTCTCGAAGATTATGCGGCGAAAGATACTCGCTTACGTGTTTACCATTTACCACAAAACCAAGGTGAGCCTGCTGTAATGCAATTTGCCATGGATATGTTTAACTATATGAATGTTGAATATGTTGCACGTATGGATGCCGATGATATTTGTGTACCACACCGTTTTGAAAAACAAGTTCAATATTTAGACGAGCATCCCGAAATTGATATTTTAGGAAGTAATGCTCTGCTCTTTAATGATGGGCAAACTGATAAAGCGACTAAAGTGAGTACACTTCCTCTTTTAGATAAAGATATAAAAGCACATTTTTCTTTAGCTCGAGACAATATCATTAATCCCTCTTCAATGTGGCGACATTCTAGTATCAAGGCGCTCGGGATTAATTATGCACAAACAGCCACTGCACCCGATTTTCATATGTGGGTACAATGCGCATTACACAAAAAGACATTTGCGAATTTACCAGAACCCTTGTTGCTTTATCGGATACATCAAGCCCAAGCGAGTAAAATACATGACAAAATTAGCGAGTCTGTTCAATACTCTATGGAGCTATGGATAAGTCATTTATTTCCAGAATTAACACCTAAAGAAGTCAGCCTATTAAGTCTTATACTGCACGGCAAAACCATTAAATTACGCACTGAAGAGTTTGAAATCGCCTTTTCGGCTTATGACAAAGTTCGTTCTAATAATGGAAACTCGCTATTTGGAGAAGATCGAGAAACCATGTTTAGTATTTTAGACAGACATACGCAAGCTTTAAAAAAGGTATTCTATAAACACATATCTTAA
- a CDS encoding DUF4153 domain-containing protein, translating to MSISTFFEKTKAQIKNAVSAHPIAIFLISAFAIGIWFMELEPRQGNDHLAYWVFEPMLFIFVYLSRPYSWYRFSWIVPLVALAIIGMTNDSAEFYLTSPKFWGANFIALLVLLGFPFEKNNQGFTYRNFTNLFHLGLATAVWLLVFGLVAAILFTITTLFNVEFSYSFYSHFYTSLGIFTQPLFFLVFQQRQAKSEMTLNRIFEILVNFVLAPALMIFTVLLYAYVVQIIFEGVLPKGMLANITLPYLLGGLGVYALRSICAKARWETFFKFYPYLAIVPIVLLWLAIDRRISAYAWTEQRIYLVALATAITIAYAILIVPKARQYRLISGVVMVAIFAMTWVVKTQEIAYQSQTERFEQLLTKLNLSDSSGKIRNDVDFDERLENMPKSELKDWKELDSVSDYLLYSIELDSSVEDAYQERREVFQKQYGEKSKELLKVDIYRDEIRIDGQAISNREITIEFLWESIDVTPYKKWIRVPIYAFNRTERQTYMKSDEKADKHEEKPEVCFVEDHDRYCTNMDEHIHKVFKEHQLDPMKKISNAELKSLSQDLLKIDRPSFTIYLNELYMGFRPESGYYYRRIYTKAIFDK from the coding sequence ATGTCTATTTCAACATTTTTCGAAAAGACTAAAGCGCAGATAAAAAATGCAGTGTCTGCACATCCGATTGCAATTTTTCTAATTAGTGCATTTGCAATTGGAATTTGGTTTATGGAATTAGAGCCTCGTCAAGGAAATGATCATTTGGCTTATTGGGTATTTGAGCCAATGTTGTTTATCTTTGTTTATCTCTCTCGCCCATATTCTTGGTATCGTTTTTCATGGATTGTGCCATTGGTGGCGCTGGCCATTATTGGCATGACTAATGATAGTGCAGAGTTTTATCTCACGAGTCCAAAATTTTGGGGCGCAAATTTTATTGCGTTACTGGTATTATTAGGCTTCCCATTTGAAAAAAATAATCAAGGGTTTACCTACCGTAATTTTACCAATCTATTCCATCTTGGCTTAGCGACGGCGGTATGGTTGTTGGTGTTTGGATTAGTCGCGGCTATTCTATTTACGATTACAACACTCTTTAATGTCGAGTTTTCTTATAGTTTCTACAGTCATTTTTATACTTCTTTAGGCATTTTTACTCAGCCACTGTTTTTCTTAGTGTTCCAACAACGCCAAGCTAAATCGGAAATGACGTTAAATCGCATTTTTGAAATTTTAGTTAATTTCGTATTAGCACCAGCATTGATGATTTTCACTGTGTTGCTTTATGCTTATGTTGTTCAAATTATTTTTGAAGGCGTATTACCAAAAGGGATGCTGGCTAATATTACCTTGCCTTACCTGCTTGGTGGTTTAGGCGTATATGCATTACGTTCTATTTGTGCTAAAGCCCGCTGGGAAACTTTCTTTAAGTTCTATCCATATCTTGCTATTGTGCCAATCGTGTTGCTATGGCTGGCGATTGATCGCCGTATTAGTGCTTATGCTTGGACGGAACAACGTATTTATTTAGTGGCCTTGGCTACGGCGATTACGATTGCTTATGCGATACTGATTGTGCCAAAAGCACGTCAATACCGGCTGATTTCTGGGGTTGTCATGGTGGCAATTTTTGCCATGACTTGGGTGGTGAAAACACAAGAAATCGCTTACCAAAGCCAAACGGAACGTTTTGAACAGTTATTAACAAAACTAAATTTATCCGATAGTTCAGGCAAAATTCGTAATGATGTAGATTTTGACGAACGTTTAGAAAATATGCCAAAAAGCGAGCTTAAGGATTGGAAAGAATTAGATAGTGTATCAGACTATTTGCTTTACAGTATAGAGCTAGACTCTTCTGTAGAAGATGCTTATCAAGAAAGACGAGAGGTATTTCAGAAGCAATATGGTGAAAAATCGAAAGAACTTTTGAAAGTCGATATTTATCGTGATGAGATCCGCATCGATGGCCAAGCAATTAGCAACCGAGAAATAACAATAGAATTTCTATGGGAGTCAATTGATGTCACGCCGTATAAAAAATGGATTCGTGTACCGATTTATGCATTTAATCGTACAGAGCGTCAGACTTATATGAAATCTGATGAAAAAGCGGATAAGCACGAAGAGAAGCCAGAGGTTTGCTTTGTTGAAGATCATGACAGATATTGTACGAATATGGATGAACATATTCATAAAGTATTTAAAGAACATCAGCTAGACCCGATGAAAAAAATCTCTAACGCTGAGCTTAAATCGCTTAGCCAAGATTTATTAAAAATTGATAGACCAAGCTTTACGATTTATTTGAATGAGCTTTATATGGGATTTAGACCAGAAAGTGGTTATTACTATCGTCGAATATATACGAAAGCTATTTTTGATAAGTAA
- the eno gene encoding phosphopyruvate hydratase, whose translation MAKIVKVIGREIIDSRGNPTVEAEVHLEGGFVGLAAAPSGASTGSREALELRDGDKSRFLGKGVLKAVAAVNGPIADALVGKEASNQAEIDQIMIDLDGTENKSNFGANAILAVSLANAKAAAASKGLPLYAYIAELNGTPGVYSMPLPMMNIINGGEHADNNVDIQEFMIQPVGAKTLREALRIGAEVFHNLAKVLKSKGMSTAVGDEGGFAPNLASNADALACIKEAVEKAGYVLGKDVTLAMDCASSEFYNKETGKYEMKGEGRSFTSQEFTHYLEELTKQYPIVSIEDGQDESDWDGFAYQTKVLGDRIQLVGDDLFVTNTKILKEGIEKGIANSILIKFNQIGSLTETLAAIKMAKDAGYTAVISHRSGETEDATIADLAVGTAAGQIKTGSMSRSDRIAKYNQLIRIEEALERAGTPAPFLGLKAVKGQA comes from the coding sequence ATGGCAAAAATCGTTAAAGTCATTGGTCGTGAAATCATCGACTCTCGTGGTAACCCAACTGTAGAAGCTGAAGTTCATCTTGAAGGTGGTTTCGTTGGTTTAGCAGCGGCTCCATCAGGTGCATCTACCGGTTCTCGTGAAGCATTAGAATTACGTGACGGCGACAAATCTCGTTTCTTAGGTAAAGGTGTATTAAAAGCGGTTGCTGCAGTAAACGGTCCTATCGCTGATGCATTAGTAGGTAAAGAAGCGTCTAACCAAGCTGAAATCGACCAAATCATGATCGATTTAGACGGTACTGAAAACAAATCTAACTTCGGTGCAAACGCAATCTTAGCGGTATCTTTAGCAAACGCGAAAGCTGCAGCAGCATCTAAAGGTTTACCTCTTTACGCTTACATTGCAGAACTTAACGGCACCCCAGGCGTTTACTCTATGCCATTACCAATGATGAACATCATCAACGGTGGTGAGCACGCAGATAACAACGTTGATATCCAAGAATTCATGATTCAACCAGTTGGTGCGAAAACATTACGTGAAGCACTTCGTATCGGTGCTGAAGTATTCCACAACCTTGCGAAAGTATTAAAATCTAAAGGCATGAGCACGGCTGTAGGTGATGAAGGTGGTTTCGCACCTAACCTAGCATCTAACGCAGACGCTTTAGCATGTATCAAAGAAGCTGTTGAAAAAGCAGGTTATGTATTAGGTAAAGACGTTACTTTAGCAATGGACTGTGCATCTTCTGAGTTCTACAACAAAGAAACTGGCAAATACGAAATGAAAGGCGAAGGTCGTTCATTCACTTCTCAAGAGTTCACACACTATCTTGAAGAATTAACTAAACAATACCCAATCGTGTCTATCGAAGATGGTCAAGATGAATCTGACTGGGATGGTTTCGCATACCAAACTAAAGTGTTAGGCGACCGCATTCAATTAGTGGGTGACGACTTATTCGTCACTAATACCAAAATCTTAAAAGAAGGTATCGAAAAAGGTATCGCAAACTCTATCTTAATCAAATTCAACCAAATCGGTTCTTTAACTGAAACTTTAGCGGCAATTAAAATGGCTAAAGATGCAGGTTACACCGCTGTGATCTCTCACCGTTCAGGTGAAACCGAAGATGCGACTATCGCTGATTTAGCGGTTGGTACAGCAGCAGGTCAAATCAAAACTGGTTCTATGAGCCGTTCTGACCGTATTGCGAAATACAACCAATTAATCCGTATCGAAGAAGCATTAGAACGCGCTGGTACACCAGCTCCGTTCTTAGGTTTAAAAGCGGTTAAAGGTCAAGCATAA
- a CDS encoding NUDIX hydrolase N-terminal domain-containing protein, translating to MKTQSDSLLTEPWLSWAIEIQSIAQNGLTYCKNIYDIERYERLRDLSAEMLAYKTAIPKETVKSLFCNEAGYQTPKIDSRAAIFKDDKILLVQENDGLWSLPGGWIDVLETIYSNTIKEVREEAGLNVKPTFIIAIHEQHKRNFPPFAHPVLKTFVMCEPLSGEFQPNSETVQSAYFALSELPPMNEEKNTPAQVELCFQAHHSSHWTTQFD from the coding sequence ATGAAGACACAATCTGATTCACTTCTTACTGAACCTTGGCTATCTTGGGCTATCGAAATCCAAAGCATTGCACAAAACGGGTTAACTTATTGCAAAAATATCTATGACATTGAACGCTATGAACGCTTGCGGGATTTGTCTGCTGAAATGCTTGCTTATAAAACAGCAATACCCAAAGAAACCGTCAAATCACTTTTCTGCAATGAGGCAGGTTATCAAACCCCTAAAATAGACTCACGCGCAGCTATTTTCAAAGATGATAAAATTTTATTAGTACAAGAAAATGATGGACTTTGGTCACTGCCTGGCGGCTGGATAGATGTGCTAGAAACCATTTATAGTAATACGATTAAAGAAGTACGCGAAGAAGCGGGGCTTAATGTTAAACCGACTTTCATTATTGCTATTCACGAACAACATAAACGAAATTTTCCGCCTTTTGCGCATCCTGTACTCAAAACCTTCGTCATGTGCGAACCATTAAGTGGTGAATTTCAACCAAATAGTGAAACAGTTCAATCTGCCTATTTTGCGTTGAGTGAACTGCCGCCAATGAATGAAGAAAAAAATACGCCCGCACAGGTTGAACTTTGCTTTCAGGCACACCATAGTAGTCACTGGACTACACAATTTGATTAG
- a CDS encoding DUF2251 domain-containing protein codes for MLHLTLEDQLFLGQPKQVGTHSTVHDHLAVMFEDDGETGYFYALDMRQNAQPIVDSLHVYNVDNTRNHHEARKLEICWDESGYLALLLINGYPHAVFDFAHLIGYNTNKHPQPDLMSMWTHEEITNERATVWLGVNTIK; via the coding sequence ATGTTACATTTAACCCTCGAAGATCAACTCTTTCTCGGTCAACCAAAACAAGTCGGCACACACTCAACTGTGCATGATCATCTGGCTGTAATGTTTGAAGATGACGGTGAAACGGGCTATTTTTATGCGTTAGATATGCGTCAAAATGCACAACCTATTGTCGATTCCTTACACGTTTATAACGTCGATAATACACGCAATCACCATGAAGCACGTAAATTAGAAATCTGCTGGGATGAAAGCGGTTATTTAGCCTTATTGCTTATTAACGGCTATCCACATGCCGTATTTGATTTTGCTCATTTGATCGGCTATAACACCAATAAACATCCTCAGCCTGACTTAATGAGCATGTGGACACACGAAGAAATCACCAATGAACGTGCGACCGTATGGCTTGGTGTGAATACGATTAAATAG
- a CDS encoding HAD-IA family hydrolase, which produces MRFYRGLQPFKVMSFDLDDTLYDNSDVIRLAEEHFLQCVQEHAQLSDLTSEYWREWKWQLAEKDSLIAEDVIAWRVETLRHLLAHHSKSTVEIDRTLALAMEEFIEWRHKIDVPTESIEVLNQLKDRYPLSVITNGNVIAKRIGFEHFQLSLRGGEQGRAKPHQDLFHQTADYFGVTPSEILHIGDNLTTDVQGAIQAGCQAVWINLSGKNLNSFTEASVLPTLEINHLTELLTL; this is translated from the coding sequence ATGCGATTTTACCGCGGTCTTCAGCCTTTCAAGGTTATGAGTTTTGACCTTGATGACACCCTTTATGATAATAGTGATGTCATTCGTTTGGCCGAAGAGCATTTTCTTCAATGTGTGCAAGAACACGCACAACTGAGCGATCTTACCTCAGAATATTGGCGAGAATGGAAATGGCAACTGGCGGAGAAAGATTCCTTGATTGCTGAAGATGTGATCGCCTGGCGTGTCGAAACGTTACGGCACTTACTGGCGCATCATAGTAAAAGTACGGTTGAAATTGACCGCACTTTGGCCCTCGCTATGGAAGAATTTATTGAATGGCGACATAAAATTGATGTGCCCACTGAAAGCATTGAAGTATTAAACCAACTTAAAGATCGCTACCCGCTTAGCGTGATTACCAATGGTAATGTGATTGCAAAACGTATTGGGTTTGAACACTTTCAGCTGAGTTTACGTGGTGGAGAACAAGGCAGAGCGAAACCTCATCAAGATTTGTTCCACCAAACCGCCGACTATTTTGGCGTAACACCGAGTGAAATTTTACATATTGGTGATAACTTGACTACAGATGTTCAAGGCGCCATTCAAGCCGGCTGCCAAGCTGTATGGATTAATTTATCGGGCAAAAACCTCAATTCATTTACTGAAGCAAGCGTTTTGCCTACATTAGAAATCAATCATTTAACTGAATTATTAACACTTTAA